A single region of the Salicibibacter cibi genome encodes:
- a CDS encoding trans-sulfuration enzyme family protein, whose product MKSFNWKVVHDREHDDDNTSKTTPIYQTSSFSFSDLHDLEVFFEPDNKRYMYSRYGNPNPDQLARKVSELEGAPAGIATSSGMSAILSGVLSAVRPGESLLIPEDVYGGTYDLFQQFFQEWQIDVHTVSFTDLAMVENKITEKTALVYTESVTNPLLRVEQIESVINIAHKYHVPVMVDNTFATPFFAQPYELGADLVVHSATKYIGGHSDVTAGVLVGEERLVDVAKRKAIQLGMNVSPFEAWLTVRGLKTLSVRMEKQSANAKRIADFLNDHPGVSVYYPKYLAKHGNGAMVSFELDERYDIHKFFAELEWVKIVPTLAGVETTVSYPLKTSHRSIPAYMQEKLGITAGLVRMSLGLEDEKDITDELQSALKAAEK is encoded by the coding sequence ATGAAAAGTTTTAATTGGAAAGTGGTACACGATCGCGAGCATGATGATGACAATACGAGCAAAACGACACCGATTTATCAAACATCGTCCTTTTCTTTTTCGGACCTTCATGATTTGGAGGTGTTTTTCGAACCGGATAATAAACGATATATGTATTCCCGATATGGAAATCCAAACCCGGACCAGCTTGCCCGCAAAGTGAGTGAGTTAGAAGGTGCGCCTGCAGGGATTGCTACTTCGTCAGGAATGTCCGCAATTTTATCCGGCGTGTTATCTGCGGTGCGACCGGGCGAATCGTTGCTCATCCCGGAAGATGTATATGGAGGAACGTACGATTTGTTTCAACAGTTTTTTCAGGAGTGGCAAATTGATGTACATACTGTATCATTTACTGATCTCGCAATGGTTGAGAACAAAATAACGGAGAAAACCGCCCTCGTATACACAGAGTCGGTAACCAATCCTTTATTGCGTGTCGAGCAAATCGAGTCGGTCATTAACATCGCACATAAATATCACGTTCCTGTTATGGTGGATAACACGTTTGCTACGCCTTTCTTTGCGCAACCCTACGAGCTTGGCGCGGATTTGGTCGTTCACAGCGCTACCAAATATATTGGCGGCCACAGTGACGTTACTGCCGGAGTGCTTGTTGGGGAGGAGAGGTTGGTGGACGTGGCAAAAAGGAAAGCCATTCAACTCGGAATGAATGTAAGTCCGTTTGAAGCATGGCTTACGGTTCGCGGTTTAAAAACGCTTTCGGTTCGTATGGAAAAACAAAGCGCGAATGCAAAAAGGATAGCGGATTTTTTGAACGATCATCCGGGAGTAAGCGTATATTATCCAAAATACTTGGCCAAACATGGGAATGGGGCAATGGTTAGTTTTGAACTAGATGAACGTTATGATATTCACAAATTCTTTGCAGAGCTGGAATGGGTGAAAATCGTGCCCACGTTAGCCGGTGTAGAAACCACTGTTTCCTATCCGTTGAAAACATCCCATCGTAGTATCCCGGCGTACATGCAAGAAAAGCTTGGCATTACAGCAGGGCTCGTGCGCATGTCTTTAGGACTGGAAGATGAAAAGGATATTACGGATGAACTGCAATCGGCGTTAAAAGCAGCCGAGAAATAA
- the thiL gene encoding thiamine-phosphate kinase, whose translation MHEFDLIRQIDSFAADHDDVKVGIGDDAAVTSSNAYKDMISCVDTICEGIHFKRSTLHLSDIGYKALAVNLSDIAAMGGTPRYYLVSLGIPAEWDQEEILEIYRGMNDLAKRYGVILIGGDTVSAQNGLMISVTVLGEIETNRSLLRNSARVGDIVFASGTLGASRGGLDLLLSQGLTAHRTEEEKALVIVHQRPDPQVTLGELLKESGFRIALNDISDGLSSEIWELAEASNVCICLEEEKIPISADAIKLFGKQSAYEYALNGGEDFQLVGTVAKTHWPTIQSTAKEKGIRLSAIGSVEHEGDSQVFMQKNGERTRIKRTGYRHG comes from the coding sequence ATGCATGAGTTCGATCTTATCCGACAAATCGATTCGTTCGCGGCAGACCATGATGATGTTAAAGTTGGTATTGGCGATGATGCGGCTGTTACTTCTTCCAATGCCTACAAAGATATGATTAGCTGTGTAGACACCATTTGTGAGGGGATCCATTTTAAACGTTCCACGTTACATTTATCCGATATCGGTTATAAAGCGCTCGCCGTCAACCTCAGCGATATCGCGGCGATGGGCGGAACGCCCCGATATTATCTCGTTTCCTTAGGCATACCGGCGGAGTGGGATCAAGAAGAGATCCTCGAGATTTATAGAGGGATGAATGACTTGGCCAAACGATACGGCGTTATTTTAATAGGAGGCGACACTGTATCTGCGCAGAATGGTTTGATGATTTCTGTTACCGTTTTAGGAGAGATTGAAACAAATCGTTCCCTTCTCCGAAACTCTGCGCGCGTAGGAGATATCGTGTTTGCCTCCGGCACGTTGGGTGCTTCACGCGGGGGATTGGATCTTCTTTTATCCCAGGGATTAACCGCTCATCGAACGGAAGAAGAAAAAGCGCTTGTCATTGTCCATCAGCGTCCCGATCCACAGGTAACACTTGGTGAACTGCTAAAAGAAAGCGGTTTTCGCATTGCCCTTAATGACATTAGTGACGGATTATCCTCGGAAATTTGGGAGCTGGCGGAAGCGAGCAACGTATGTATTTGTTTAGAAGAAGAGAAAATACCGATCAGTGCAGACGCAATAAAGCTTTTTGGGAAACAGTCAGCTTATGAATACGCGCTAAACGGAGGCGAAGACTTTCAACTCGTCGGTACGGTAGCTAAAACACATTGGCCGACCATACAATCAACCGCAAAAGAAAAAGGAATTCGCCTATCAGCCATCGGATCGGTTGAACATGAGGGGGATTCACAAGTGTTCATGCAAAAAAATGGGGAAAGAACACGAATAAAAAGGACCGGTTATCGCCATGGATGA
- the tsaB gene encoding tRNA (adenosine(37)-N6)-threonylcarbamoyltransferase complex dimerization subunit type 1 TsaB has protein sequence MDTSTYVLGVALGDASTIRAEWTTHEKKNHSLRLMPGIDHVMRTVNANPSDLEGIAVTTGPGSYTGVRIGVATAKGMASALRLPIYDVSSLEALAGNRRFAFGLVCPFIDARRGQVYAAVYEADDGHLKTVYEERLWLMDDLLQTLASTSLPVYFLSLDVAKHRENIEQVLGAKACVGDMMDGRIKPGEILRIASESLPVTNVHSVAPRYLQLAEAEKNWRKAQGHNE, from the coding sequence ATGGATACATCAACCTATGTTTTAGGGGTTGCATTGGGGGACGCGTCGACGATTCGAGCGGAATGGACGACGCATGAAAAGAAAAATCACTCCTTACGGTTAATGCCGGGGATCGATCATGTGATGAGAACAGTCAATGCCAACCCTTCTGATTTGGAAGGCATAGCGGTAACCACCGGACCGGGTTCGTACACTGGAGTCCGTATTGGCGTGGCCACAGCGAAAGGGATGGCGAGTGCACTCCGTCTTCCGATTTACGACGTTTCATCCTTGGAAGCCCTTGCGGGCAATCGGCGTTTTGCCTTCGGCCTTGTCTGTCCTTTTATCGATGCCAGGAGGGGGCAGGTGTATGCCGCCGTGTACGAAGCTGACGACGGCCACCTGAAGACCGTGTATGAAGAACGGTTGTGGTTAATGGATGACTTGTTACAAACGTTGGCTTCGACGTCTTTGCCGGTTTATTTTTTAAGTTTGGATGTTGCTAAGCATCGTGAAAACATTGAGCAAGTGTTGGGTGCAAAGGCATGTGTGGGAGATATGATGGATGGCAGGATAAAGCCGGGGGAGATTTTGCGAATTGCCTCGGAATCCCTGCCTGTGACGAATGTTCATTCTGTTGCCCCCCGTTACTTGCAGTTGGCAGAAGCGGAGAAAAATTGGCGAAAGGCGCAAGGCCATAATGAGTGA
- a CDS encoding CarD family transcriptional regulator: protein MLQIGDLIIYQVHGICRVMDICDQTYAGVTRKYYVLHPIENNHKLTVHIPVEKGKALLMKLIDKEEAKDVLQSFHSDGIEWIQRPQQRGHVYTGIVNTGNRIDIAKIANTLIQKKFELEKDGKKLNELDKKMLINIEKIFFQEIAVALDTSVEDITDEVNRILGKKIS from the coding sequence ATGCTTCAAATTGGAGATTTAATCATCTATCAAGTTCATGGTATATGCCGGGTGATGGATATCTGTGATCAAACGTATGCGGGGGTTACGAGGAAATACTATGTTTTACATCCAATTGAAAATAACCATAAACTAACAGTCCACATCCCTGTAGAAAAAGGGAAAGCCTTGTTGATGAAATTAATTGATAAAGAGGAAGCAAAAGATGTGTTGCAATCTTTTCATTCTGACGGCATCGAATGGATCCAAAGGCCGCAACAAAGAGGTCATGTCTACACGGGAATTGTAAATACCGGAAATCGGATTGATATCGCTAAAATTGCCAATACTTTAATACAGAAAAAGTTCGAACTTGAAAAGGATGGCAAAAAGTTGAATGAGCTTGATAAAAAAATGCTAATTAATATTGAAAAAATTTTCTTTCAAGAAATAGCCGTAGCGCTCGATACTTCTGTTGAAGATATTACGGATGAAGTCAATCGTATATTGGGAAAAAAGATATCCTAA
- a CDS encoding FMN-binding glutamate synthase family protein: MIGIDWTLLLIKTLVIVSLSLILSVLYIIIFPRPIIKWMFAGMMKRFMSKKYEDNLWELISAMTRISPNTIMENSLRSASGTVISRPFGSPRDFHHFDGLVFSPAQLAKPPADASDPIELTTTIGPHAKRPLVLDIPLMAGGMGYGNALSKKVKKAIARATSATGTATNSGEGAYLPEERELAEHFILQYAPGNWSKSPEILGQADAIEIHIGQGARAAATYCIPPEDLPGEIRETFQLSPGETLVVPPLDEPKKSDGLKKLVDRLRRETNGIPIGVKIVAGAELEADMKIAIQATVDFISIDGGQAGTKGDAPVFEDDFGLPTIYALARAAKYLKKKGVKHKISLLVGGGLTTPGECLKAMALGADAVYMGTAFIWAMSHDQVTKSLPWDPPTSLIFYAKKKEKKFNEEKAAYHLENFIISCSKEMEEAARALGKSSIHDITGEDLVALDELTSDITNVKLGYDRPE, encoded by the coding sequence ATGATCGGGATTGATTGGACGCTACTTCTCATAAAAACGCTCGTCATCGTGAGCTTATCTCTGATCCTTAGCGTGTTATATATTATTATTTTTCCCAGACCTATCATCAAATGGATGTTTGCGGGGATGATGAAACGATTCATGTCCAAAAAGTATGAGGACAATCTGTGGGAATTGATCTCCGCGATGACACGGATCAGTCCGAATACAATTATGGAAAACAGCCTGCGGTCCGCATCGGGAACAGTTATCAGTCGTCCTTTTGGCAGTCCTCGCGATTTTCACCACTTTGACGGACTTGTTTTTTCCCCTGCCCAGTTAGCAAAGCCGCCCGCGGATGCAAGTGATCCTATAGAATTGACGACGACGATCGGCCCTCATGCAAAACGCCCGCTCGTCCTCGATATCCCGTTGATGGCTGGCGGGATGGGGTATGGGAATGCACTCAGCAAGAAGGTGAAAAAAGCGATTGCCAGAGCTACGTCTGCGACAGGAACCGCGACGAACTCCGGGGAAGGCGCGTATCTTCCGGAAGAAAGAGAGTTGGCCGAGCATTTTATTTTGCAATATGCCCCAGGGAACTGGTCGAAATCCCCGGAAATTCTCGGCCAGGCCGACGCCATTGAAATACATATCGGACAAGGAGCCCGGGCTGCGGCTACATACTGCATTCCGCCCGAAGATTTGCCCGGGGAAATCCGCGAAACATTTCAGCTATCCCCTGGCGAAACGCTCGTCGTCCCTCCGCTTGATGAACCAAAAAAATCGGATGGTTTGAAAAAGCTGGTCGATAGGCTTCGGAGAGAGACAAATGGCATTCCTATTGGCGTTAAAATAGTAGCAGGCGCTGAATTGGAAGCGGACATGAAGATCGCGATACAAGCAACTGTTGATTTTATCTCGATCGATGGGGGTCAAGCCGGGACGAAAGGGGATGCACCGGTTTTCGAAGACGATTTTGGCCTGCCAACGATCTATGCCCTTGCTCGGGCTGCGAAATACTTGAAGAAGAAGGGTGTCAAACATAAAATCAGCCTGCTCGTTGGCGGTGGTCTAACCACACCAGGCGAGTGTTTAAAAGCGATGGCATTAGGGGCAGATGCCGTCTATATGGGAACCGCGTTCATCTGGGCGATGTCCCACGATCAAGTTACCAAATCTTTGCCTTGGGATCCCCCGACCTCACTTATTTTCTATGCAAAAAAGAAGGAGAAAAAGTTTAACGAAGAAAAAGCCGCTTATCATCTGGAAAATTTCATCATCTCTTGCTCGAAGGAAATGGAGGAGGCGGCTCGTGCGCTCGGTAAATCCTCTATCCATGACATCACCGGCGAAGATCTCGTCGCCCTTGATGAATTAACGAGCGATATCACTAATGTGAAGCTGGGTTATGATCGCCCTGAATAA
- a CDS encoding Ada metal-binding domain-containing protein, with protein sequence MHHNDSNYDGHFYYTLNTTKTVCRSSCTDRAPNPKR encoded by the coding sequence ATCCATCATAATGACAGTAATTATGATGGGCATTTTTATTATACCTTAAATACGACCAAAACTGTATGTAGGTCTTCGTGCACAGACCGCGCACCTAATCCTAAAAGGTAG
- a CDS encoding bifunctional transcriptional activator/DNA repair enzyme AdaA, which yields MVVHAEFSFNDMVKIANSCDHSHDGQFFYAVKTTGIFCRPSCKSRCPKKENITFFPTAEDAKRAGFRPCKRCQPDMINFDPQMDLINDAKAYIQANYTENLTLTQIAQHIGISPYYLGRVFKKQMSKTPRSFLEHIRVRKAVELLINTDRSIIDICYEVGFQNASSFYHAFQKQTQCTPQQYRKDFSYGL from the coding sequence ATGGTTGTTCATGCAGAGTTTTCTTTCAATGACATGGTAAAAATCGCTAACAGCTGTGACCATTCACATGACGGCCAGTTTTTCTATGCGGTGAAAACAACAGGCATTTTTTGCCGCCCTTCTTGTAAGTCGAGATGCCCCAAAAAAGAAAATATCACCTTTTTTCCAACAGCAGAAGACGCAAAACGAGCAGGTTTTCGTCCCTGCAAAAGATGCCAACCGGATATGATAAACTTTGATCCTCAAATGGACCTCATTAATGATGCGAAGGCATATATTCAAGCGAATTATACGGAAAACCTTACATTGACGCAAATAGCGCAACATATCGGTATAAGCCCCTATTATTTAGGACGGGTTTTTAAAAAGCAAATGTCAAAAACGCCACGTTCCTTTTTAGAGCATATACGTGTACGTAAGGCCGTTGAGCTATTAATAAACACTGACCGATCAATTATTGATATTTGTTATGAAGTAGGGTTTCAAAACGCCTCAAGTTTTTATCATGCCTTTCAAAAACAGACACAATGTACACCCCAACAGTATAGAAAGGATTTCAGCTATGGTCTATGA
- a CDS encoding methylated-DNA--[protein]-cysteine S-methyltransferase, whose protein sequence is MVYDEYQTDIGCLRFVLRENGTLVRILLTDHHWFTFKENNAVKKSSELGKPIRQQFQEYVGGERKDFELPFELEGTFFQKQSWKALQAIPYGETKSYSEIARLIDRPQAIRAVGHANSMNPLPIIFPCHRVIGKSKSLTGYAGGLEMKKHLLRIEGAII, encoded by the coding sequence ATGGTCTATGACGAATATCAAACAGATATAGGATGTTTAAGATTTGTTTTAAGGGAAAATGGAACGCTCGTGCGCATATTATTAACTGACCATCATTGGTTTACTTTTAAGGAAAATAATGCTGTTAAAAAAAGCTCTGAGCTAGGAAAACCGATTCGGCAACAGTTTCAAGAATATGTTGGCGGGGAACGCAAGGATTTTGAGCTACCATTTGAACTTGAAGGAACATTTTTTCAAAAACAGTCATGGAAAGCATTGCAAGCGATTCCTTATGGGGAAACAAAATCGTATTCTGAAATTGCTCGTTTGATTGATCGACCGCAAGCTATTCGAGCCGTAGGGCATGCAAATAGTATGAATCCGTTACCGATTATATTTCCTTGTCACCGGGTTATTGGCAAAAGTAAAAGTTTGACCGGATACGCTGGAGGCTTAGAAATGAAAAAGCACTTACTTCGTATTGAGGGTGCCATTATTTAA
- the tsaE gene encoding tRNA (adenosine(37)-N6)-threonylcarbamoyltransferase complex ATPase subunit type 1 TsaE produces the protein MSQFQFISRSTEETMRIAERLGKKAKAGDLFALDGDLGAGKTHFSKGLAKGLGVEAMVNSPTFTILKVYNGCLPFYHIDAYRLDENEEEELGLEEYMDGNGVTVVEWASNLRTQLPSRRVNITFKRVDEQEREWIVCTDHTRFQHIFKEFTD, from the coding sequence ATGTCTCAATTTCAATTTATAAGCCGATCAACAGAGGAAACCATGAGGATCGCGGAGCGGCTTGGCAAAAAAGCAAAAGCAGGCGATCTTTTTGCGTTGGATGGCGATCTCGGTGCAGGGAAAACCCATTTCAGCAAAGGCCTTGCTAAAGGACTCGGTGTCGAAGCGATGGTGAATAGCCCCACGTTTACGATTTTAAAAGTATATAATGGCTGTCTCCCTTTTTATCATATCGATGCCTATCGCCTTGATGAAAATGAAGAGGAAGAACTTGGGTTGGAGGAATACATGGATGGCAACGGTGTAACGGTTGTTGAATGGGCGAGTAACCTCCGGACACAATTGCCAAGCCGACGAGTCAATATTACCTTTAAACGAGTGGACGAGCAGGAGCGAGAATGGATTGTCTGCACCGATCATACGCGTTTTCAACATATTTTCAAGGAGTTTACGGATTAA
- a CDS encoding DUF1540 domain-containing protein, which produces MAQDVLCEVENCVHWGEGNLCQADRIYVVTNADELTTEQAETDCKTFRPLEH; this is translated from the coding sequence ATGGCACAGGATGTTTTATGTGAAGTGGAAAACTGTGTGCACTGGGGAGAGGGGAATCTTTGCCAGGCAGATCGGATTTATGTTGTAACGAATGCAGATGAGTTAACGACAGAACAAGCCGAGACCGATTGCAAAACATTTCGCCCGTTGGAGCACTAA
- a CDS encoding APC family permease: MTNTSIGLFQGIALYIATVLGSGVLFLSSVTASIAGPASILSWMIVITISFPLAYSFACLAREYPDAGGVATFVRYSFGEHFGNIIGWFYFVTAAVGQTIVALTGAYYLGNAFDFSQVEITFAAILMLVIAGITNYYGIRVSGKLALLLSGCLFLLLVVTIVLAIPSISWDQFSPFFPNGSGSIGSAITAIFWAFFGWEAICNLANNFKNPTQNIVRSTIISAIIIGVLFLALSFITIGTGTYDDMESDLSPIAVIINDTFGLHAQLLTGILAFIICTGTTNAFVASLTQLGYSLSRDGAFPSYFSVLHPKIQISRRMVLFVVMFAGAGVFMTNALSLTFNDILFIPTSLGVLVYILSMAAGVKLFRKGTLPWMCSLIAMILCALVLPFFRSYIIVPLVVISIYVAYMFFFNKRR; this comes from the coding sequence ATGACCAATACATCAATTGGATTATTTCAAGGTATTGCTTTATATATTGCAACGGTCTTAGGATCTGGTGTCCTTTTTTTATCCAGTGTTACAGCCTCAATAGCCGGGCCAGCGTCCATATTATCTTGGATGATCGTGATTACGATTAGTTTTCCCCTGGCTTATTCGTTTGCTTGTTTAGCGCGAGAATACCCAGACGCTGGAGGGGTTGCCACTTTTGTAAGGTATTCATTCGGGGAACATTTTGGAAATATTATTGGATGGTTCTATTTTGTTACAGCAGCAGTCGGACAAACCATTGTTGCTTTAACAGGCGCTTATTATTTAGGAAATGCTTTTGATTTTTCACAGGTGGAGATAACGTTTGCTGCCATATTGATGTTGGTTATTGCCGGAATCACTAACTATTATGGCATTCGCGTAAGTGGCAAATTAGCATTACTATTAAGTGGGTGTTTATTTCTTCTGTTAGTAGTAACGATTGTATTGGCTATCCCTAGTATAAGTTGGGATCAATTTAGCCCTTTTTTTCCTAACGGAAGTGGTTCAATCGGATCTGCTATAACCGCCATTTTTTGGGCTTTTTTTGGTTGGGAGGCGATTTGTAACCTTGCAAACAATTTTAAGAATCCCACTCAAAACATCGTTAGGAGTACTATTATAAGTGCTATAATTATAGGTGTGCTGTTTCTTGCCCTTAGTTTTATAACCATTGGAACAGGCACGTACGATGATATGGAGAGTGATTTATCGCCTATTGCCGTTATTATAAATGATACGTTTGGTTTACATGCTCAATTGCTGACCGGTATTCTCGCTTTCATCATTTGTACAGGAACAACAAACGCATTTGTCGCAAGTCTGACTCAGCTTGGTTATTCACTAAGTAGAGATGGAGCGTTTCCTTCTTATTTTTCGGTGTTACATCCAAAAATCCAAATATCAAGACGCATGGTTTTGTTTGTCGTTATGTTCGCAGGGGCGGGAGTGTTCATGACAAACGCTCTTTCTCTTACGTTTAATGATATTTTATTTATTCCAACGTCCTTAGGTGTTCTTGTTTATATTCTTTCAATGGCCGCTGGTGTTAAGTTGTTTAGAAAAGGAACGTTGCCATGGATGTGTTCATTGATCGCCATGATTTTATGTGCACTCGTCCTCCCGTTTTTTCGGTCATACATCATTGTTCCATTGGTGGTTATTTCTATATATGTAGCTTACATGTTCTTTTTTAATAAAAGGCGTTAA